A part of Desulfobacter sp. genomic DNA contains:
- a CDS encoding Hsp20/alpha crystallin family protein, translating into MFTRMSDIDRMFGAMDLLRKRMDRLFTDHDASWLYGPDLTRRSDTPRTNLLENGDNYEVQAEVPGISKEDLNIKIQGNYLEISGKRTVDNPDGYKAHRNEIAGNTFSRSFTLPDEVDANRVEATLKDGILYLTLPKSEAAKPKQITIH; encoded by the coding sequence ATGTTTACAAGAATGAGCGACATCGACAGAATGTTCGGAGCCATGGATCTGCTCCGCAAAAGAATGGACAGGCTTTTTACCGACCATGACGCATCCTGGCTGTATGGGCCTGATCTTACGCGGAGGTCTGATACACCCAGGACCAACCTTCTGGAGAATGGCGACAATTATGAGGTCCAGGCCGAAGTTCCCGGTATTTCCAAAGAGGATCTGAACATCAAAATCCAGGGCAATTACCTTGAAATCAGCGGTAAACGGACAGTTGACAATCCGGATGGCTATAAGGCCCACAGAAATGAAATCGCCGGCAACACCTTTTCACGCAGCTTCACCCTCCCCGATGAGGTGGATGCAAACCGGGTGGAAGCCACGCTGAAGGACGGGATTCTGTACCTCACACTGCCCAAGTCAGAAGCGGCAAAGCCCAAGCAGATCACCATCCACTAA
- a CDS encoding DUF2867 domain-containing protein, translating to MNVIDMHKEFQIYFQNADHVDIKTIEGDIDLRRFISGMLSYHPWWLVFLYRVREILVGLLGLVRHEKPAALPKIAPEAVAFTPGENASFFIVHDAAEGRYWISETPEDKHLTAFIGVIAEKLRRDCTKFHVFTSVKFLHWTGPLYFNLIRPFHHLVVWRMMKASIKRRQIT from the coding sequence ATGAATGTGATTGATATGCATAAGGAATTTCAAATTTATTTCCAGAATGCCGACCATGTCGATATAAAAACCATTGAAGGTGATATCGATTTAAGGCGTTTTATTTCCGGAATGCTCTCTTACCATCCCTGGTGGCTGGTTTTTCTATACCGGGTCAGGGAAATCCTGGTCGGCCTCCTCGGGCTGGTTCGCCACGAAAAGCCTGCAGCCTTACCCAAAATAGCGCCCGAAGCGGTTGCCTTTACACCTGGGGAAAATGCATCCTTCTTTATTGTGCACGATGCCGCAGAGGGGCGGTACTGGATTTCAGAGACACCGGAGGATAAACACCTCACCGCTTTCATTGGTGTGATTGCGGAAAAGTTAAGACGGGATTGTACAAAATTCCACGTGTTCACATCTGTCAAATTTCTTCACTGGACCGGGCCGCTCTATTTCAACCTGATCCGGCCTTTTCATCACCTGGTGGTATGGAGAATGATGAAGGCAAGCATAAAAAGACGCCAAATCACTTAA
- a CDS encoding methyltransferase domain-containing protein gives MTIPANPQAILSLSRNFMECRVLLTGAELDIFTYLAEPASSRALAERQGWHERPLAVVLDALAAMGLLIKADGQYHTDPGLLPLLTSGSPRSVLPMVKHAATIWKNWSNLTRIVAETGRADKIPARFEGEDQKAFIGAMHVVGRKHAPAIVQAVQPGPARRLLDVGGGSGTYTMAFLEASPQMSATIFDLPEVVDMGRARIEASGLKDRVDFVAGNFYTDALPPGYDLALLSAIIHQNSLEQNLALYKKIWTVLIPEGRLVIRDHVMEKDRTAPKSGAIFAINMLVGTPGGGTYTYEEIEAGLVEAGFEKIRLIQGKDQMMGLVEAYRPA, from the coding sequence ATGACAATACCCGCCAATCCCCAGGCCATTCTTTCCCTGTCACGTAATTTTATGGAATGCCGGGTCCTTTTGACCGGCGCGGAGCTGGATATCTTCACCTATTTGGCGGAACCGGCTTCGAGCCGGGCGCTTGCCGAAAGGCAGGGCTGGCATGAGCGCCCCCTGGCCGTTGTCCTGGACGCGCTTGCCGCCATGGGGTTGTTAATTAAGGCGGATGGGCAATACCACACCGATCCGGGGCTGCTCCCCTTGTTGACTTCCGGCTCGCCCCGGAGCGTGCTGCCCATGGTCAAGCATGCCGCCACCATCTGGAAGAATTGGTCAAATTTAACCCGCATCGTTGCCGAAACCGGCCGTGCGGACAAAATCCCGGCCCGGTTCGAAGGCGAAGACCAGAAGGCCTTCATCGGGGCCATGCATGTGGTGGGACGGAAGCATGCACCGGCCATTGTCCAGGCGGTCCAGCCGGGGCCGGCCCGGCGGCTGCTCGATGTCGGCGGCGGTTCAGGCACATACACAATGGCCTTTTTGGAGGCCTCTCCCCAAATGTCAGCCACCATTTTTGATCTTCCCGAGGTGGTGGATATGGGCAGGGCCCGGATTGAAGCCTCCGGACTGAAGGACCGTGTTGATTTTGTGGCGGGGAATTTCTACACCGATGCGCTTCCACCGGGGTATGACCTGGCACTTTTGTCCGCGATCATCCACCAGAACAGCCTGGAGCAGAACCTGGCGCTGTATAAAAAGATTTGGACGGTACTGATTCCTGAGGGCCGACTGGTCATCCGGGATCATGTAATGGAAAAGGATAGAACCGCACCGAAATCCGGTGCCATATTTGCCATAAATATGCTGGTCGGCACCCCCGGCGGCGGCACCTATACCTATGAAGAAATTGAAGCCGGTCTGGTCGAAGCCGGTTTCGAAAAGATTCGCTTGATTCAGGGAAAAGACCAGATGATGGGTTTGGTCGAGGCCTACCGGCCGGCCTGA
- a CDS encoding class I SAM-dependent methyltransferase — translation MLLKVPQNKIVYTREPLDSIAYTRRLDKAYTRYARLYDLSVKLLPVWKTWIKEVVPYIKGPRVLEASFGTGYLLMQYAGRYKTCGIDFNYNMIDIARKNLSKKQIRAHLQCANVEHLPFPDNCFDTVVNTMAFSGYPNGRQAMAEFFRVLKEGGNLLMIDFDYPSNQNRLGYWLTKLMASAGDTIRDIEALIQEFPFEYRATEIGGFGSVHFYLARKRPSPFPLEQRPSFQPLF, via the coding sequence ATGTTGCTTAAGGTCCCTCAAAACAAAATCGTTTATACCAGAGAGCCCCTTGATTCCATTGCCTACACCAGGAGGCTTGACAAAGCGTACACCCGGTATGCCCGATTATATGATCTGTCTGTCAAATTACTCCCCGTGTGGAAAACCTGGATCAAAGAGGTGGTACCTTATATTAAGGGCCCCCGTGTGCTGGAGGCCTCATTTGGAACCGGTTATCTTCTGATGCAATATGCCGGACGTTACAAGACCTGCGGCATTGACTTCAATTACAATATGATAGACATCGCCAGAAAAAACCTTTCCAAAAAGCAAATCCGGGCCCATCTTCAATGTGCCAATGTGGAGCACCTTCCTTTTCCTGACAATTGTTTTGATACGGTGGTAAACACAATGGCCTTTTCAGGCTATCCAAACGGCAGGCAGGCCATGGCCGAATTCTTCCGCGTCCTAAAGGAAGGCGGAAATCTCTTAATGATTGACTTTGATTACCCCTCCAATCAAAACCGGTTGGGCTATTGGCTGACCAAATTAATGGCCTCAGCCGGAGATACCATCAGGGATATTGAGGCCCTGATTCAGGAATTTCCCTTTGAGTACAGGGCAACAGAAATCGGCGGTTTCGGCAGTGTCCACTTTTATCTGGCCCGGAAAAGACCAAGCCCATTTCCCCTTGAACAGCGCCCATCTTTTCAGCCCCTGTTTTGA
- a CDS encoding CDP-alcohol phosphatidyltransferase family protein, with product MERVLLIGASAAAGTAFFAWFSRAVKHEKMQAFIFANKWLMYPNAVCYWRTALAALGFLFYFVFDYQAAGIIIFTFAAILDGVDGLVARACNLVSRWGEWLDPMCDKLTYLPPMVGFAYTGILSVKQVWILVAVELVGQFFARHILSWMKISGAANNFGKIKAIICFALVILCAMLDANPQMLNMADEVLTGCIILSAASMLFKFIPNRLYADILSMLNFCCGATSLVLTSQGWFAWAICIIIMGQLFDLFDGRMALKHGGTKYGPYLDDIADFVSFGLAPAYVVIQRGGSLAWVFALVFVAGVAFRLVRFVAVDKKRTDLPPGIFNGFPSPAGALIVLGASLVSPPWLLWFFTGLSTALMVSHIRFAHFGRVILKKIPKPVFFLISASIIVALAFIFKTRSVHMFGYLILCAVTVYLLAGRIWLRQEDV from the coding sequence ATGGAAAGAGTTTTACTGATTGGTGCCTCGGCTGCCGCGGGAACGGCATTTTTTGCATGGTTTTCCCGGGCCGTTAAACATGAGAAAATGCAGGCCTTCATTTTTGCAAATAAATGGCTGATGTATCCCAATGCCGTCTGCTATTGGCGCACAGCCTTGGCTGCCCTTGGATTCTTATTTTATTTTGTCTTCGACTACCAGGCAGCCGGGATTATTATATTTACCTTTGCGGCCATTCTGGACGGTGTGGACGGGCTGGTGGCCCGGGCGTGCAACCTGGTATCCAGGTGGGGGGAATGGCTGGACCCCATGTGCGACAAGCTGACCTACCTGCCGCCCATGGTCGGGTTTGCCTATACCGGCATTCTGTCGGTAAAACAGGTCTGGATCCTGGTGGCAGTGGAGCTGGTGGGCCAGTTTTTTGCCCGTCATATCCTTTCCTGGATGAAGATCTCCGGTGCAGCCAATAATTTCGGCAAGATAAAGGCTATCATATGTTTCGCCCTGGTCATCCTATGCGCCATGCTGGATGCCAACCCGCAGATGCTGAATATGGCCGACGAGGTGCTGACGGGCTGCATCATCCTTTCGGCAGCCTCAATGCTGTTCAAATTCATTCCCAACCGGCTCTACGCCGATATCCTGTCCATGCTCAACTTCTGCTGCGGGGCGACCAGCCTGGTACTCACCTCCCAGGGCTGGTTTGCATGGGCCATCTGCATCATCATCATGGGCCAGCTGTTTGACCTGTTTGACGGGCGCATGGCCCTCAAGCACGGGGGGACCAAGTACGGCCCCTACCTGGATGATATTGCCGATTTTGTCAGCTTCGGACTGGCCCCGGCCTATGTGGTGATCCAGCGGGGCGGCAGCCTGGCCTGGGTATTTGCCCTGGTTTTTGTTGCCGGGGTGGCTTTCCGCCTGGTCCGTTTTGTGGCCGTGGATAAAAAACGGACGGACCTGCCCCCGGGTATTTTCAACGGATTCCCCAGCCCGGCGGGTGCCCTCATCGTCCTGGGGGCCTCACTGGTCTCCCCTCCCTGGCTGCTCTGGTTTTTTACCGGCCTGTCAACGGCGCTGATGGTCAGTCACATCCGGTTTGCCCATTTCGGGCGGGTGATTCTCAAAAAGATTCCCAAACCGGTATTCTTTTTGATTTCAGCCTCCATCATCGTTGCCCTGGCCTTTATTTTTAAAACCCGGAGCGTCCATATGTTCGGCTATCTTATTCTCTGCGCTGTGACGGTCTATCTGCTTGCCGGACGGATCTGGCTGCGGCAGGAGGATGTGTAA
- a CDS encoding Hsp20/alpha crystallin family protein: MSDNKEIAKREEKAMETTRALRTAIPSVDIYENDDEILLHADMPGVQKDAVSVNIDNGTLSLTGVRRLDNKGASNWTEFSDIEYVRRFSVPQSIDVQRVNAELKDGVLKLHLPKSEAAKPRMIEIKAA; the protein is encoded by the coding sequence ATGAGTGACAACAAAGAGATTGCCAAAAGAGAAGAAAAGGCCATGGAAACAACCCGGGCGCTGAGGACAGCGATCCCCTCCGTTGACATATATGAAAATGATGACGAAATCCTGTTGCACGCAGATATGCCGGGAGTACAAAAGGATGCTGTTTCCGTCAACATCGACAACGGCACCCTCTCCCTCACGGGAGTCCGGCGGCTTGACAATAAGGGTGCTTCCAACTGGACGGAATTTTCCGATATCGAATATGTCAGACGCTTCTCGGTTCCCCAGAGTATTGATGTCCAACGGGTCAACGCAGAACTCAAAGACGGCGTACTCAAACTGCATCTGCCCAAATCCGAAGCGGCCAAACCCAGGATGATCGAAATAAAAGCCGCCTAG
- a CDS encoding pyridoxal phosphate-dependent aminotransferase, with protein sequence MAAPPIDPAIVKQEIQAMGLPSVGLASIRELNRIVNNIEAATGEHYIRMEMGIPGLAPPQIAVDAEIEALKQGVGSKYPPFDGIPELKQEISAFVKNFLDREIDPASCFPTVGSMQGCYMAMMCTARRRKGKDRLLFIDPGFPVNKLQARVLGIPFDNFDVYEFRGEKLRTKLESYLEKGDVAALMYSNPNNPSWICFTDRELEIIGELATKYDCIVLEDLAYFGMDFRQDYSRPGQPPFIPTVGKYTENYILLISSSKSFSLAGQRIGMTAIPDGLFNSQGDNLSQWFGTDNFGYAYIFGAMYALSSGVSHSNQFGLLGLLKAVNAGDYNFVESVKEYGDRAKAMKKYFTDNGFHIVYDMDEGQPIADGFYFTIAYQGFTGEELVEELLYYGISAISLTTTGSDRHEGLRACVSLTGKERFPDLERRLKQFAADHPGGSDFKLINS encoded by the coding sequence ATGGCAGCCCCCCCCATTGATCCGGCAATCGTAAAACAGGAAATCCAGGCCATGGGTCTTCCCTCGGTGGGCCTGGCATCCATCCGGGAACTGAACCGCATTGTCAACAATATCGAAGCCGCCACCGGCGAGCACTATATCAGAATGGAAATGGGCATCCCGGGCCTGGCGCCCCCCCAAATTGCCGTGGATGCGGAAATAGAGGCCCTGAAGCAGGGGGTGGGGTCCAAATATCCGCCCTTTGACGGCATTCCGGAGCTGAAGCAGGAAATCTCGGCCTTTGTGAAAAATTTCCTGGACCGGGAGATCGATCCGGCGTCCTGCTTCCCCACGGTGGGATCCATGCAGGGCTGCTACATGGCCATGATGTGCACCGCCCGGCGCAGGAAAGGGAAAGACAGGCTGTTGTTCATCGATCCCGGCTTCCCGGTGAATAAACTCCAGGCCCGGGTGCTGGGCATTCCCTTTGACAATTTCGATGTCTATGAATTCAGGGGAGAAAAACTGCGGACCAAGCTGGAATCCTACCTGGAAAAAGGGGATGTGGCCGCCCTCATGTACTCCAACCCCAACAACCCGTCCTGGATCTGCTTCACGGACCGGGAGCTTGAAATCATCGGCGAACTGGCCACCAAATACGACTGCATCGTCCTGGAGGACCTGGCCTATTTCGGCATGGATTTCAGGCAGGACTATTCCCGGCCCGGCCAGCCCCCCTTCATCCCCACGGTGGGCAAATACACGGAAAACTATATCCTGCTCATCTCCAGCTCCAAATCCTTTTCCCTGGCCGGCCAGCGCATCGGCATGACCGCCATCCCCGACGGTCTTTTCAATTCACAGGGGGACAACCTCAGCCAATGGTTCGGCACGGATAATTTCGGGTACGCCTACATCTTCGGGGCCATGTACGCCCTGAGTTCCGGGGTCTCCCATTCCAACCAGTTCGGGCTGCTGGGCCTGCTCAAGGCCGTGAATGCCGGCGACTATAACTTCGTGGAATCGGTGAAGGAATACGGGGACCGGGCAAAGGCCATGAAAAAATACTTTACGGACAATGGGTTCCACATTGTCTATGACATGGACGAGGGCCAGCCCATTGCCGACGGCTTTTATTTCACCATTGCCTACCAGGGCTTCACCGGAGAGGAACTGGTGGAGGAACTGCTCTACTACGGCATTTCGGCCATATCCCTGACCACCACGGGCAGCGACCGCCACGAGGGTCTTCGTGCCTGCGTCTCCCTCACGGGCAAAGAACGGTTCCCCGACCTTGAACGCCGGCTGAAACAATTTGCCGCCGACCACCCCGGGGGGTCGGACTTTAAACTCATTAATTCCTGA
- a CDS encoding Hsp20/alpha crystallin family protein, with protein sequence MYTRLNDIDRLFGTMNLLQKKLDNLYSDYGRAPGYRWDLKHTTPRTNLYENGDNFEIRAEVPGLEKNDLNVKIQGNYLEISGKRESDAPQGYKPHKTERGTGTFSRSFTLPADVDSSRVDATLKEGVLYLTLPKHEAAKPKKITIS encoded by the coding sequence ATGTATACAAGATTAAACGACATCGACAGATTGTTCGGGACCATGAATCTTCTTCAGAAAAAGCTGGACAATCTCTACAGCGATTACGGACGGGCACCCGGCTACAGATGGGATTTAAAGCACACCACTCCCCGGACAAACCTCTATGAAAACGGCGACAATTTTGAGATCCGTGCTGAAGTGCCCGGCCTCGAAAAAAATGATTTGAACGTTAAAATCCAGGGCAACTATCTGGAAATCAGCGGCAAAAGGGAATCCGATGCCCCCCAGGGGTATAAACCCCATAAAACCGAACGGGGAACCGGAACTTTCTCCAGGAGCTTCACGCTGCCGGCGGATGTTGATTCGTCAAGGGTTGACGCCACACTGAAAGAGGGGGTGCTTTACCTGACACTTCCCAAGCACGAGGCGGCAAAGCCCAAAAAAATCACCATCAGTTAA
- the trpB gene encoding tryptophan synthase subunit beta, translating to MAENIPTLENTPLPDQEGRFGEYGGSYVPEQLQAVLDEITESYNKIKDDPSFIQELAELNKHFTGRPSPVFHCKNLSQKAGGAEIYLKREDLNHTGAHKINHCLGEALLAKRMGKKKLIAETGAGQHGVALATAATLVGLECDIYMGVIDIKKEHPNVVRMKILGANVVPVTRGTQTLKDAVDAAFEAYLEDPVNQIYAIGSVVGPHPFPMMVRDFQQIVGIEARQQFQEMTGKLPDNLVACVGGGSNAMGLFSAFLNDNEVNIYGVEPSGRGFKDGDHAATLTLGKPGVLHGFSSYLLQDEKGEPLPVYSVASGLDYPGVGPQHSLLKDLGRVNYVTASDDEAINAFFELSRTDGIIPAIESAHAVAYAVKLAKEAGKGKTILVNLSGRGDKDIDFVIDNYGKDYGI from the coding sequence ATGGCAGAGAATATCCCCACCCTTGAAAACACTCCCCTTCCCGACCAGGAAGGGCGGTTCGGCGAATACGGCGGCTCCTACGTACCGGAACAGCTCCAGGCCGTGCTGGATGAGATCACCGAAAGCTACAACAAGATCAAGGACGATCCCTCCTTTATCCAGGAGTTGGCCGAACTGAACAAACATTTCACCGGCCGGCCCTCCCCGGTATTCCACTGCAAAAACCTCTCACAGAAAGCCGGCGGCGCTGAAATCTACCTGAAACGGGAAGACCTGAACCACACCGGCGCCCATAAAATCAACCACTGCCTGGGCGAGGCCCTGCTGGCCAAACGCATGGGCAAGAAAAAACTCATTGCCGAAACCGGCGCCGGCCAGCACGGCGTGGCCCTGGCAACGGCCGCCACCCTGGTGGGCCTGGAATGTGATATCTACATGGGTGTCATCGACATTAAAAAAGAACACCCCAATGTGGTGAGAATGAAAATCCTGGGCGCCAACGTGGTGCCGGTGACCCGGGGCACCCAGACCCTGAAGGACGCCGTTGATGCCGCCTTTGAAGCCTACCTTGAAGATCCGGTTAACCAGATCTACGCCATCGGCTCCGTGGTCGGCCCCCACCCCTTCCCCATGATGGTCCGGGATTTCCAGCAGATTGTGGGCATTGAGGCCCGGCAGCAGTTCCAGGAAATGACCGGCAAGCTGCCGGACAACCTGGTGGCCTGCGTGGGCGGCGGCTCCAACGCCATGGGCCTGTTCTCCGCCTTCCTCAACGACAATGAGGTCAATATCTACGGGGTGGAACCCTCGGGCCGGGGCTTCAAGGACGGCGACCACGCCGCCACCCTGACCCTGGGCAAACCCGGCGTCCTCCACGGATTTTCCTCCTATCTCCTCCAGGACGAAAAGGGCGAGCCCCTGCCCGTCTACTCCGTGGCCTCGGGGCTCGACTACCCCGGCGTCGGCCCCCAGCACAGCCTGCTCAAGGACCTGGGCCGGGTCAACTACGTCACCGCATCGGACGATGAAGCCATTAACGCCTTTTTTGAACTTTCCCGCACCGACGGCATCATCCCGGCCATTGAAAGCGCCCACGCCGTTGCCTATGCCGTCAAACTGGCCAAGGAAGCCGGCAAGGGCAAAACCATCCTGGTCAACCTCTCCGGCCGCGGAGACAAGGACATTGATTTCGTCATCGACAACTACGGAAAAGACTACGGCATCTAA
- a CDS encoding Hsp20/alpha crystallin family protein: protein MDKTKEIAKKEETKVEKTRQLYEAVPAVDIYENEDEILLHADMPGVVKENISVDIDNGTLAISGVRKLATEGAAAYEEFSDLEYVRSFSVPQNIDVEKVEAELKNGVLRLHLPKSEAAKPRQIEIKTA from the coding sequence ATGGATAAAACCAAAGAAATCGCCAAAAAGGAAGAGACAAAGGTTGAAAAAACACGTCAATTATATGAAGCCGTCCCGGCGGTGGACATCTATGAAAATGAGGACGAAATCCTTCTCCATGCAGACATGCCGGGGGTGGTCAAAGAAAACATCTCCGTTGATATAGATAACGGAACATTGGCCATATCCGGTGTCAGGAAACTTGCAACGGAAGGCGCCGCAGCCTATGAGGAATTCTCGGATCTTGAATATGTCAGAAGCTTTTCCGTCCCCCAGAACATTGATGTGGAAAAGGTGGAGGCTGAATTGAAAAACGGGGTGTTAAGACTGCACCTGCCCAAATCCGAAGCGGCAAAACCCAGGCAGATTGAGATAAAGACCGCATAA
- a CDS encoding Hsp20/alpha crystallin family protein has product MELKKLAPWNWFRKENTGNGHGVPVRFNRGSEENGSLTRLHDEMDRLFDDLFSGFGWSPFGSGAGAPEGITGSILKPRLNLGATRKAYTVSLEIPGVREKDISLELAQDTLIICGEKRQGKEEKNKNFYRMERSYGAFQRTLSLPEDADRDRIKAGFKNGVLDITIPRMAGSGSRARQIEIKYA; this is encoded by the coding sequence ATGGAACTTAAAAAACTGGCACCATGGAATTGGTTCAGAAAAGAAAACACCGGCAATGGCCACGGGGTTCCTGTGAGGTTCAACAGGGGCAGTGAAGAGAACGGGTCATTAACCCGCTTGCACGATGAAATGGACCGCCTGTTTGATGATCTTTTCAGCGGATTTGGATGGTCCCCCTTTGGTTCCGGCGCAGGGGCGCCCGAGGGGATCACCGGCAGCATCCTGAAACCCAGACTTAATCTGGGCGCCACCCGGAAAGCATACACGGTCTCCCTAGAAATCCCCGGCGTCCGCGAAAAGGACATCAGCCTGGAACTGGCCCAGGATACCCTGATCATTTGCGGTGAAAAGAGACAGGGAAAAGAAGAAAAAAACAAAAATTTCTACAGGATGGAAAGATCCTACGGGGCCTTCCAGCGCACCTTATCCCTGCCCGAAGATGCCGACAGAGACCGTATTAAAGCGGGCTTTAAAAACGGTGTGCTGGACATCACCATTCCCCGGATGGCCGGTTCAGGCAGCCGGGCCAGGCAGATTGAAATCAAATATGCCTAA
- a CDS encoding aryl-sulfate sulfotransferase, producing MKILPVFYLLFLAILSAHAGDYKVTHFDQNRVFKGTTLLADMSDPRIPKVVEIDFKGNILWAYRPSMKGAVLDASRLSNGNTLITIHGSGIYEISPDKKIIWSHKDRAASHDADRLPNGNTLYNLGWRAKGEDVVREIDPMGNLVWSWKGIEDYDKAPFAEIDSEGWMHLNSVTRLPSGNTLVSMRNFNTVAEISPNGRVVREWTFRGKDRRTQVQTQGIIEGERNHEPEIIGGATMLLALRRPNRFVEFDLNTQKIVWEWSHPKGNKALRTNREANRLPNGNTLGTAGDKIVEIAPDGTLVWQVLAPRGQSKNHRKFHKAIRIGANGQTYGG from the coding sequence ATGAAAATCCTGCCTGTTTTTTATCTGCTCTTTTTGGCCATTTTATCTGCCCATGCCGGCGATTATAAAGTCACCCATTTTGATCAGAACAGGGTGTTTAAGGGGACGACCCTGCTGGCGGATATGTCTGATCCCAGGATTCCAAAGGTTGTTGAAATTGATTTTAAAGGCAATATCCTCTGGGCGTATCGGCCGTCGATGAAGGGGGCGGTTCTGGATGCATCCCGCCTGTCAAATGGCAATACGCTGATCACCATTCACGGTTCGGGCATTTACGAAATCAGCCCGGATAAGAAAATTATCTGGTCCCACAAGGACAGGGCGGCGTCCCACGATGCCGACCGGCTGCCCAACGGGAACACCCTTTACAATCTGGGGTGGCGGGCCAAGGGAGAGGATGTTGTCAGAGAAATAGATCCCATGGGCAATCTCGTCTGGTCCTGGAAAGGGATTGAGGATTACGACAAAGCGCCCTTTGCCGAAATTGATTCAGAAGGATGGATGCACCTCAATTCCGTTACCCGGCTGCCCAGCGGCAACACCCTCGTGAGCATGAGAAATTTTAATACCGTCGCCGAGATTTCTCCCAACGGACGGGTTGTGAGGGAGTGGACATTCAGGGGAAAAGACAGGCGGACCCAGGTGCAGACACAGGGAATCATAGAAGGGGAACGCAATCACGAACCGGAAATCATCGGGGGCGCCACAATGTTGCTGGCCCTGAGGCGGCCCAACCGGTTTGTGGAGTTTGATTTGAACACCCAAAAAATTGTCTGGGAATGGTCCCACCCAAAAGGCAATAAGGCGTTGCGAACCAATCGAGAGGCGAACCGGCTGCCCAATGGAAACACCCTGGGAACGGCAGGGGATAAAATTGTTGAAATCGCACCGGACGGCACTTTGGTATGGCAGGTGCTGGCGCCAAGGGGGCAGAGCAAGAATCACCGGAAATTCCACAAGGCCATCCGGATCGGTGCCAATGGTCAGACATACGGGGGATAA
- a CDS encoding PAS domain-containing protein, producing the protein MSEKPTDKSLERHPRDIRRQKEVQDALAVSEKRFRTILEAMHDPLYICSPEDKIEFVNKAMRDKIGRDAVGEICYRVMHGLEERCPWCAHDQVRGNEHVTYEITSPGDGRVYHITASPLDRGNGGISQLTIYRDITAKRELEKQRLQAKKLESVAILAGGLAHDFNNLLFTIMGNIDLAITEVDSDTRTFLNEAYKASKKAQKLTRSLITFSKGGDPVKGPGCIKELLADVSEKTLSDPGIDCRLDIPDTLYPVRFDYSQLYHALDNIMTNALESMDGKGKITVSAENVSLGYKTELPLSQGPYVKISVKDQGRGIPEENLPLIFDPYFSTKETGNQKGMGLGLATTYAVIAKHDGHIHAASEPGKGSEFAIYLPGDDQH; encoded by the coding sequence ATGTCTGAGAAACCGACCGATAAATCGCTTGAGCGACATCCCAGGGACATCCGCCGTCAAAAAGAGGTTCAGGACGCCCTGGCAGTCAGCGAAAAAAGATTCCGGACCATTCTGGAGGCCATGCATGATCCCCTGTACATCTGTTCCCCCGAGGATAAGATCGAATTTGTGAACAAAGCCATGAGGGACAAAATCGGCCGGGATGCCGTCGGAGAAATCTGCTACAGGGTCATGCACGGATTGGAAGAGCGATGTCCCTGGTGCGCCCATGACCAGGTCAGAGGAAATGAGCATGTCACCTATGAAATCACCAGCCCCGGGGACGGGCGGGTCTACCATATTACGGCCTCGCCCCTGGATCGCGGCAACGGCGGCATCTCTCAGCTCACCATTTACCGGGATATTACGGCAAAACGGGAACTGGAAAAACAGCGGCTCCAGGCGAAAAAACTGGAGTCCGTTGCCATCCTTGCCGGCGGGCTGGCCCATGATTTCAATAATCTTCTATTCACCATCATGGGCAATATTGACCTGGCAATTACCGAAGTGGATTCTGACACCCGGACCTTCCTCAATGAGGCCTATAAAGCCTCCAAAAAAGCCCAGAAGCTGACCCGCAGCCTGATCACCTTTTCAAAGGGCGGCGACCCCGTAAAAGGTCCCGGCTGCATCAAAGAATTATTGGCAGATGTATCTGAAAAAACCTTATCCGACCCCGGCATTGACTGCCGGCTGGATATACCGGACACCCTTTATCCAGTCCGGTTTGATTACAGCCAGCTATACCATGCCCTGGACAACATCATGACCAATGCCCTCGAATCCATGGACGGCAAGGGTAAAATTACCGTCTCTGCCGAAAATGTATCATTGGGATATAAAACAGAACTGCCCCTTTCCCAGGGGCCCTACGTTAAGATATCAGTCAAAGACCAGGGCAGGGGGATTCCCGAAGAAAACCTGCCCCTCATATTCGACCCCTATTTTTCCACCAAGGAAACCGGAAACCAGAAAGGCATGGGGCTGGGCCTCGCAACGACCTATGCCGTTATCGCCAAGCACGACGGCCATATCCATGCGGCATCCGAGCCAGGAAAAGGAAGCGAATTTGCCATCTATCTCCCCGGGGACGATCAGCATTAA